The window AGCCCGGATCAGCGCATCAAATGGAATGATAAAGCAGTCACTTTGAAACAAACGGCGGGTGGCGACACACCATCGTCATTCTATATTCCTCGGGGCACGGTGTCCTGCTGAGCGACGAGGCCGAGATGGAACGACGATGGTTTGGTGACCCAATTGCGCGCAGTCTGGGGTTGAACAATGCGCCGTCGGTTGTGGCGCGGTCGCTGCGAAATTCACAGGTGGTGGCGACGCGAATTTCATGCGGCCTCGAGCAGATCGGTAAAACGCCCCAGGTACCGGCGGAAGACACGTTCATTGTCGCGATGTATCTCACGAAGCTCGAAAAACACCAGCTTTTCAGCCGGAACCGCCCGTATCTCACACAGGGTTACGACGCCAATTCAATGCGCATCGTGAATCTCCGCGGGGAATTTTCAGCATTGATAGCTCAGCCGCACGAAAGCCTGAACTTTCATATCCCGCGCTTCGCGTTGGAGGAGATTGCCGAGACCGGTCGTGGGCGCTGGCGGTCCGACCTGATTTACGCGCCAGGGACTATCGATGCCGTGATGGTAAACCTGGCCGCGGCGCTCTTGCCTGCTTTCCAACGGCCGAAGGAAGCGAACCCTTTGTTCGTCGATTCCCTCATACTCGCGGTCTGTTCGCATCTGATCAGCACATATGGCGGAGGCCAATCTTTACCCCCTCGAAAGGGCGGCCTTACTCCTGCTCAGACGGCTCGCGCAAAAGAAATGTTAGTCGAAAATATTGATGGAGACCTTCTCCTTGCGGATATCGCAACGGAATGCGGCCTGTCGAGACAGCATTTTTCGAGATCGTTCAAGGCCACAACAGGCGTCGCACCGCATCGTTGGCTTCAACAACATCGTGTGAAATTGGCCGCCAAACTCCTTGCCACAACCAGGCGTTCGATTGCTGACATTGCCCTTGAATGCGGCTTCGCCGATCAAAGTCATTTCACCAGAGTCTTCACTTCGCTTTTGGGCCAAAGTCCTGCACTCTGGCGTCGGCAGAATGCGGGCTTTAACGAATCTCATTCGAGAGCACCTTA is drawn from Nitrobacteraceae bacterium AZCC 2146 and contains these coding sequences:
- a CDS encoding AraC family transcriptional regulator (product_source=KO:K07506; cath_funfam=1.10.10.60; cog=COG2207; ko=KO:K07506; pfam=PF12833; smart=SM00342; superfamily=46689), whose protein sequence is MERRWFGDPIARSLGLNNAPSVVARSLRNSQVVATRISCGLEQIGKTPQVPAEDTFIVAMYLTKLEKHQLFSRNRPYLTQGYDANSMRIVNLRGEFSALIAQPHESLNFHIPRFALEEIAETGRGRWRSDLIYAPGTIDAVMVNLAAALLPAFQRPKEANPLFVDSLILAVCSHLISTYGGGQSLPPRKGGLTPAQTARAKEMLVENIDGDLLLADIATECGLSRQHFSRSFKATTGVAPHRWLQQHRVKLAAKLLATTRRSIADIALECGFADQSHFTRVFTSLLGQSPALWRRQNAGFNESHSRAPYL